One genomic window of Marinobacter arenosus includes the following:
- a CDS encoding DUF3291 domain-containing protein encodes MSQYHIAQLNIAKLKAPIDSPQLADFVANLDRINALADDAAGFVWRLQTEDGDATGIDYFGSDQIVNLSLWESVEALHDYVYRSVHVEIMRRKKEWFHKMADSHMVLWWVPAGHLPSIEEASAQLELLRELGPTQEAFTFKKAFPAPNESASAPSDSWGSECPAV; translated from the coding sequence GTGAGTCAGTACCATATTGCCCAACTCAACATTGCCAAACTGAAGGCGCCGATCGATTCGCCACAGCTTGCGGATTTCGTCGCGAACCTGGACCGGATCAATGCCCTGGCTGACGACGCAGCGGGCTTCGTCTGGCGGTTACAAACCGAAGATGGCGATGCCACCGGCATCGATTATTTCGGCTCTGACCAGATCGTGAACCTGTCGCTCTGGGAATCGGTCGAGGCCTTGCACGACTATGTTTATCGCTCTGTCCACGTTGAGATCATGCGCCGCAAGAAGGAGTGGTTTCACAAGATGGCTGACTCCCATATGGTGCTCTGGTGGGTGCCTGCGGGACACCTTCCGTCCATTGAGGAGGCATCCGCCCAGTTAGAGTTGCTGAGAGAGCTGGGGCCCACTCAGGAAGCGTTTACATTCAAAAAAGCCTTCCCCGCGCCCAATGAATCCGCTAGTGCGCCGTCCGACAGCTGGGGTTCCGAGTGTCCGGCCGTTTGA
- a CDS encoding histidine phosphatase family protein has product MTLKALALGVVALMMSFQLAASDNHADAWQALRDGNAVLMMRHALAPGTGDPANFKLGDCSTQRNLNEAGRAQARSWKPFLAEHGITEARVYSSQWCRCMDTATEMNVGEVTGWPPLNSFFQNRSSEPRQTRETIDGVNAMADGQPIILVSHQVNTTALTGIYPASNEGVILALPLSDSPEILARVAPGK; this is encoded by the coding sequence ATGACCCTGAAAGCTTTGGCTCTCGGCGTGGTGGCGTTGATGATGTCATTTCAGTTGGCCGCCAGCGACAACCACGCCGATGCATGGCAAGCCCTTCGCGACGGTAATGCGGTGTTGATGATGCGTCACGCCCTCGCTCCGGGAACCGGCGACCCGGCAAACTTCAAGCTCGGAGACTGCAGTACCCAGAGGAATCTTAACGAGGCGGGCAGGGCGCAGGCTCGGTCCTGGAAGCCGTTTCTGGCGGAACACGGTATTACCGAGGCACGGGTGTATTCCAGCCAATGGTGCCGGTGCATGGATACCGCGACTGAAATGAATGTGGGCGAGGTTACCGGCTGGCCGCCACTGAACTCGTTCTTCCAGAACCGGAGCAGTGAGCCCCGCCAGACCCGGGAAACCATTGACGGCGTGAACGCCATGGCCGATGGCCAGCCCATTATCCTGGTGTCCCATCAGGTCAATACCACGGCACTGACGGGCATCTATCCGGCCTCAAACGAGGGCGTTATCCTCGCGCTTCCTCTGTCAGACTCGCCAGAGATACTGGCTCGGGTGGCGCCCGGAAAGTGA
- a CDS encoding GFA family protein: MKQTGSCLCGGVQYEIDGPLTEVLNCHCSMCRKLHASAFRTRAKVQSSDWHTVKGEELITFYQSSPGEHKGFCSNCGSSLYTKFDARPDIYGFPLGTLDTDPGVRPERHVFVGSKAPWFEISDDLPQHQEYD, translated from the coding sequence ATGAAACAAACGGGTAGTTGTCTCTGCGGTGGCGTTCAGTACGAGATCGACGGGCCACTGACCGAAGTACTGAACTGCCATTGCTCAATGTGCCGGAAGCTTCACGCTTCAGCCTTCAGAACCCGCGCCAAGGTCCAATCATCGGATTGGCACACTGTGAAAGGCGAGGAGCTCATAACGTTCTACCAATCCTCTCCGGGTGAGCATAAGGGGTTCTGCTCTAATTGCGGTTCCAGTCTTTATACCAAGTTCGATGCAAGACCTGACATTTATGGCTTTCCACTTGGAACGCTCGATACCGATCCAGGCGTGAGGCCAGAGCGCCATGTATTTGTGGGCAGTAAAGCGCCCTGGTTCGAGATTTCAGATGATCTGCCGCAGCATCAAGAGTACGACTGA
- a CDS encoding copper chaperone PCu(A)C — translation MNVKILIVSLLMAVMPVLAVAHDYTQSDLKIDHPWSRPTPPGGPMGVGYLTITNTGDSEVTLTGAQTPRAGNVSIHESSMNNGMMSMKPMKQGLTIPAGKTVELKPHSYHLMLEKLREPLAEGERIPLALEFNDGQTVQVELTVEPLGYGGMKKEMEQSGHQME, via the coding sequence GTGAATGTGAAAATCCTCATTGTTTCTCTGCTGATGGCCGTGATGCCGGTGCTGGCCGTTGCCCATGACTACACCCAGAGCGACCTGAAAATCGACCATCCCTGGAGCCGCCCAACGCCGCCTGGCGGCCCCATGGGCGTGGGCTACCTCACCATCACCAACACCGGTGATTCCGAGGTCACCCTGACGGGTGCACAAACGCCGAGGGCAGGGAACGTCTCAATTCATGAGTCCAGCATGAATAATGGCATGATGAGTATGAAGCCCATGAAACAGGGGCTAACCATACCGGCCGGCAAAACCGTGGAACTCAAGCCCCACAGTTACCACCTGATGCTCGAGAAACTGCGGGAACCTTTGGCGGAAGGCGAGCGCATCCCTCTCGCACTGGAATTTAACGATGGCCAGACGGTGCAGGTTGAACTAACGGTGGAGCCTCTGGGTTACGGCGGGATGAAGAAGGAGATGGAGCAGTCCGGGCACCAGATGGAGTGA
- a CDS encoding nuclear transport factor 2 family protein, translating to MQPKDIVAQFIADIHAQRLDEAKALLAAEDFEYVGPNMRFLSRDDMLAYQFGMVAIQKDLVLRQLSADGEHVFAILDYRTHFEPIGDVRLAVWFRVRDGKIHTVEAFYNAAVVENMLGGNLPSAD from the coding sequence ATGCAACCCAAAGACATCGTGGCGCAGTTTATCGCGGACATCCATGCCCAACGGTTGGATGAGGCTAAGGCCTTGCTGGCTGCCGAGGATTTCGAGTATGTGGGCCCGAACATGCGTTTCCTGAGCCGGGATGACATGTTGGCCTATCAGTTCGGTATGGTCGCGATCCAGAAGGATCTCGTCCTTCGCCAGTTGAGTGCCGATGGCGAGCACGTGTTTGCGATTCTGGATTACCGGACCCACTTTGAACCGATCGGGGATGTTCGGCTTGCCGTGTGGTTTCGCGTTCGGGACGGCAAGATCCACACCGTGGAAGCGTTCTACAACGCGGCGGTGGTCGAAAACATGCTGGGCGGTAATCTCCCTTCAGCGGACTGA
- a CDS encoding putative bifunctional diguanylate cyclase/phosphodiesterase, producing the protein MTLLKRNIWTLFWLVYGGGLLLLIVLVSSSWNTTVDRYERHHESRVEFFAQSVASILGTQELVLDVIGRELLRWKRFPMEPQALPLLDSAMESSPSLAGLGLARPNGQLIALSSNINMARLPNLLESEQTRPSFELALTEHKMVLGRTYRFEPLDEWIIPVRKALRDDDGEVLAVMTAGIRIDGEHGIFSSDRTDDDDETLMLFRERDGYLQFLSRNGVGPEVYSTVRRPDEQIRADTERLERESGKSIEAIKRDADTVVYYSERDSGNYLGAAVYDARFELWIVSESGMSGVLREFLKQLAIYLGLFAVVSALLYYLFSLIDRVEKKRRDQLFHQSRHDDLTGLMNRVGLIDEIHARIDARRPFCIALVDIDNFRGINDRFGQDFGDQVLADWSRCLRQAAGEDAVVASLGGDEFAVVTGLSDEQQIYEYCQSLLSETSNCVLSGSLNMQIGASIGAAIFPANGDSFSSIVRSAHLALHKAKRNRNDVCLFQSDIETRYLRRVHIEQRLRGALEPHLITMAYQAQVDAQGRVVGMEALARWYDDELGYVPPNEFVSVAEASGLMVQLGNYVLDRSLEDFSTLPRQKAFPLELSVNISVLQFMQPGFAESVLEKLYQNHMTPNELTLEITETMFMSRQSKILPVLNQLRDSGIRLSMDDFGTGYSSLSLLRSLPIDELKVDKTFVDSINEDKQARKMVESIVAIARNHELDLVAEGVENKEQADTLVTIGCQRFQGFYFARPVPIEEVRELLTASVE; encoded by the coding sequence TTGACCTTACTGAAGCGCAACATCTGGACGCTTTTCTGGCTGGTTTATGGCGGCGGCCTCTTGCTGCTCATCGTTCTCGTGTCGTCCTCGTGGAATACCACCGTTGACCGATATGAACGCCACCACGAATCCCGGGTGGAGTTCTTTGCCCAGTCGGTCGCCAGCATCCTCGGCACGCAGGAACTGGTTCTGGATGTAATCGGCCGGGAGTTGTTGCGCTGGAAACGGTTCCCGATGGAGCCGCAGGCATTGCCTTTGCTGGACAGCGCGATGGAATCCAGTCCCTCGCTGGCCGGCCTGGGTCTGGCCCGGCCCAATGGCCAGCTGATTGCGCTCAGTTCCAACATCAACATGGCGCGGCTGCCCAATCTGCTGGAATCGGAACAGACACGCCCGAGTTTCGAGTTAGCCCTGACCGAGCACAAGATGGTCCTCGGGCGCACCTACCGTTTCGAGCCGCTTGACGAGTGGATTATTCCCGTTCGCAAAGCCCTGCGTGATGATGACGGCGAGGTGCTGGCGGTCATGACGGCAGGCATACGGATTGATGGTGAGCACGGTATTTTCAGCAGTGATCGGACGGATGATGACGACGAGACACTGATGCTGTTTCGGGAGCGGGACGGTTACCTCCAGTTCCTCTCCCGGAATGGTGTTGGACCCGAAGTCTACTCCACGGTTCGCCGCCCGGACGAGCAGATCAGGGCGGATACCGAACGCCTGGAACGGGAGTCCGGCAAGAGCATTGAAGCCATCAAGCGCGACGCAGACACCGTGGTCTATTACTCGGAACGGGACAGCGGCAATTACCTGGGCGCGGCGGTCTACGATGCCCGCTTCGAACTCTGGATTGTGTCCGAATCGGGCATGTCGGGTGTGCTCCGGGAGTTCCTGAAACAGCTGGCGATATACCTCGGGTTGTTCGCGGTCGTATCGGCACTCCTCTACTATCTGTTCAGCCTGATTGATCGCGTCGAAAAGAAACGCCGGGACCAGCTGTTTCATCAATCCAGGCACGATGACCTGACGGGCCTGATGAACCGGGTCGGGTTGATCGATGAGATCCACGCGCGGATCGATGCCCGACGACCGTTCTGCATCGCACTTGTGGATATCGATAACTTCCGCGGCATCAACGATCGTTTCGGGCAGGATTTTGGTGACCAGGTACTGGCCGACTGGTCCCGTTGCCTGCGACAGGCGGCCGGCGAAGACGCCGTGGTGGCCAGTCTCGGGGGCGACGAGTTTGCGGTGGTGACGGGGTTGTCGGACGAGCAACAGATATACGAATATTGCCAGAGCCTGTTGAGTGAGACGAGCAACTGCGTGCTCAGCGGCTCCCTCAATATGCAGATTGGCGCCAGCATCGGTGCCGCGATTTTCCCAGCCAATGGCGACTCGTTCAGCAGCATCGTACGCAGCGCCCACCTGGCACTCCACAAGGCCAAGAGAAACCGCAACGACGTGTGCCTGTTCCAGAGCGACATCGAAACCCGATACCTGCGTCGGGTTCACATTGAGCAACGCCTCAGAGGAGCGCTTGAACCGCACCTGATCACCATGGCCTATCAGGCCCAGGTTGATGCCCAGGGCCGCGTCGTGGGCATGGAAGCGCTGGCACGCTGGTACGACGATGAACTGGGCTACGTTCCGCCGAACGAGTTTGTCTCCGTTGCGGAGGCCTCAGGCCTGATGGTCCAGCTTGGCAACTACGTGCTGGATCGCAGCCTCGAGGATTTCAGCACCTTGCCCCGGCAAAAGGCGTTTCCCTTGGAGTTGTCGGTGAACATATCGGTACTGCAGTTCATGCAACCGGGGTTTGCCGAGTCTGTGCTCGAGAAACTGTACCAGAATCATATGACGCCGAACGAGCTGACCCTCGAAATCACCGAAACCATGTTCATGTCGCGCCAAAGCAAAATCCTTCCGGTGTTGAATCAGTTGCGGGATTCGGGCATCCGGCTGTCCATGGATGACTTCGGAACGGGCTATTCGTCCCTGAGCCTGTTGCGTTCACTGCCCATCGACGAGCTGAAGGTCGATAAAACGTTTGTGGACAGCATCAACGAAGACAAACAGGCGCGGAAAATGGTGGAAAGCATCGTCGCCATTGCGCGGAACCATGAGTTGGACCTGGTCGCCGAAGGCGTTGAAAACAAGGAGCAGGCGGATACCCTGGTCACCATCGGGTGCCAGCGCTTCCAGGGGTTCTATTTCGCCCGCCCCGTCCCGATCGAGGAGGTGCGAGAACTGCTCACTGCGTCCGTTGAATGA
- a CDS encoding DUF2834 domain-containing protein, with protein MGYTFWVMAGAEQSLLAFGAQLLSSPDTAQVVIDLYLLAAMACIWMYQDAKRRGKGLGYIIPFFVVTAVFVSAGPLLYLVLRGERESEAATSQV; from the coding sequence ATGGGCTATACCTTCTGGGTAATGGCAGGTGCTGAGCAATCGCTTCTGGCGTTTGGTGCTCAGCTCTTATCGAGCCCGGATACCGCCCAGGTCGTCATAGACCTGTACCTCCTCGCCGCCATGGCCTGCATCTGGATGTACCAGGATGCGAAACGTCGCGGCAAGGGGTTGGGGTACATCATCCCATTTTTTGTTGTAACGGCGGTGTTTGTCTCCGCAGGTCCCCTGCTATATTTGGTGCTGCGCGGCGAACGCGAGTCTGAAGCTGCAACCAGCCAGGTATAA
- a CDS encoding zinc ribbon domain-containing protein YjdM, with the protein MAQLPPCPQCSSEYTYEDGVQLVCPECGHEWSEAEAAAAEAGAVVRDANGNELQDGDTVSVIKDLKVKGSSLVVKVGTKVKNIRLVDGDHDIDCKIDGIGAMKLKSEFVKKA; encoded by the coding sequence ATGGCCCAGCTCCCTCCCTGCCCGCAGTGCAGCTCTGAATATACCTACGAAGACGGCGTTCAACTCGTCTGCCCCGAATGCGGTCACGAGTGGTCAGAGGCCGAAGCTGCGGCGGCCGAAGCCGGCGCAGTGGTGCGTGATGCCAACGGCAATGAACTGCAGGACGGCGATACGGTCTCCGTGATCAAGGATCTGAAGGTGAAAGGCTCCAGTTTGGTGGTGAAAGTAGGCACCAAGGTCAAGAACATCCGCCTTGTTGACGGCGATCACGACATTGACTGCAAGATCGATGGCATCGGCGCGATGAAACTGAAGTCGGAGTTTGTGAAAAAGGCCTGA